cattttaCCAACTAGTAACTTCACATGTCATCGCAAGCAAGATAACTAGAACTAAAACTCTTAACCTCCCAAAGGAAGATtggataaataatgaaattatacatgatatatacaataaaaatgaactaTGGACGAAACTCAAAAACAACACAAACGATGAtgctttaaaaactaattttaaaatggcaAGAGATAAAAccgcaaataatataaaagcagCTAAGGAAATGTATTACAGTAAGGAATTTGAAAAGTGTCTAAGGAAGCCTAAAAAAATGTGGACTTTGATTAACGACTTAgcaagtaataaaacaaaagaacaaaGTTCTGCTCCCCCAAAACTTATAGTCAACACAGTAAGTATAACAGATCCAACAGAAATTTGTGACACATTTAACGACTTTTTTTCTACTATAGGGTCAACTCTTGCGAATGATATTCCTCTAAAACTCCAAAACAATAAAACACACACTTTACCTCGTATAAATAACCATACTGATAAACTATCTTTTTTGGAACCTTGTAGTGTAGATGAaatcaacaaaattatacaaaatctcGATTCAAATTCTAGCGTTGGTATTGATGAAATTAACACGAAAACTATTAAACGAATtaagaacataattatttctaGTTTAAATTCATGTTTTAACATGTTACTGTTGGAGGGTAACTTTCCCGATATTCTTAAAATCGCTAAAGTTAGCCCAATTTATAAGTCAGGTATAAAGACTGACCCAAGTAATTATAGTCCAATCTCGGTATTGCCAGTGATGTCCAAGATCCTtgaaaaaattttatatacaaggttattaaattatttagattcaattgattttttgtacaataaacaATACGGATTTAGACCCAGATCGAATACACTTTCGGCCACAATTGACTTAACGACTAAAATAAGATGTAGTatagataacaaaaatatagttcTTGGAATATTTATCGATCTAAAAAAAGCCTTTGACACCGTTAGTCACTCAATCCTCTTAGAAAAACTCGAATGTATTGGTGTCACTGGCAATGCCTTGAATATGTTTCGATCTTACCTCACTAATCGACatcaaattgttaaaattaataagtaccAAAGTAAACCTGCAATTATAAACTATGGAGTACCCCAAGGCTCCATTTTAGGGCCTTTGctctttttaatatacattaataatattcatcaatTGGACTTACATGGTGAACTCACTCTTTATGCTGATGATACATGCTTGTTTTATTTCGGATCCtcaattaatgatattataccTCAAGCGCAAGCAGATCTCAATAGTCTTTATATGTGGTTCCAATCAAATCTGctcactattaatattaataaaacatgctATATGATCTTCAaagcgaaaaataaaaaaatacagcttCATACACctcttacaataaataatatacctttgCAAGAgaaaaagcaagaaaaatatCTAGGACTAAGACttgatacatatttaacatggaatacacatatagaacatattacaaacaaactctCTAGCTTAATCGGTTCATTGAGATCAACGGTTCGATGTTTACCTCGTCGAGTTCGCTTAATGATTTACAATAGTTTAGTGAAACCACATCTTTTGTATCTCATCGAAATATGGGGAGTGGCATCAAAAAGCAATATAGCCCAACTTCAAATtgctcaaaataaaataattaaattactttttcattacCCTTATTTAACACCTTCAGATAAAGTCTATAAAGAAaccaaattaatgaatattaagcaATTATACAACTACACTACTTGTATTCTTATACGTAAAATCttagacaaaaaaatacatacagaaATATCTTTCGAAAGCAAAGGTCAATTACACAAATATGCAACTAGACGTGCCAGCCATCTAATACTGCCTAAAACTAGAACTAAGAGTGGAAAAAAGATGATCATTTTTGAGGGAGcaaaactttataacaatttacctAAACAAGTAAAAACTCTAACAATTTTTTCTATGTTTAAATCTCGACTTTATAACCATATTCTGTGTAACGATTctctgttaaaataattaattgaaactgTTATCTCATCTGCTTTGCTGATCCGaacgaattgttatatttataagttagatATAAGTTCTCATGTAAATGACGTTGTCGTAATGAGAATAAAGTTCTTAAACTGAAGttcttatttccactttaattttacttctaaaatgaTCATATCATGACCCAAAGCTGGCCTAACGCTGCAGATTTTGAGACGCTGGATTCAAATTCTGGATCGGATTATTAACCATTTACTTTTTCTGTcaagataaaaataacagtcCGGAGAAATCGACAATGTTACACTCTTGTTTCGGAAGGCCCATAATGGGTCTCAGGTGAGATGTGTAGGAGACACACACTTTACTATCAGGAATAGTATATTTAACCTAGACACCTAGTAGGCAAACAGTTaatgaaatacttaatataactgATATAacgaaaaaatcaattaaaataaaataaaaaagtagaaactgaaaaagaacaatattttatttcgttcaaaaatattatttacacatttttttaataaaacatctttatttaaactaacaattgaataaaaaccaatcctaagtaattttaaaatagtggtTTAATAATAGGTAAAGCAGTATAAGAATGGTCCGTTAGGTCCTTAaaagctgtaaaaaatattaattttaaacagaagAAAAAGGCATCACAACCAcactctttattttaataataaattatttactgcttgcataaaaaaaaacaataacattcgTCGATGCGTTGCTATGgttacctaaataatattagttttttggcgcgcattttacaaattaaatcacaCAAAAAGCGATGGtcatcgattttatttatactccCAGATATTTGGGTAAtggtaaaaatactttattggaTGACCTTGTACCCAATAAAGTACGTTTTGTAATAGCAAAGCAACTGAACTTTCGTTAAGTATGAATGGTTGCTTAGATCgcaacagtaaatattttactatacaaAATGTGAACATGAAACATTATGATTATTtcatatatcaaaatacaaatttaagatatgtataaatattgccCAAAttgctataaaacattttagctATTTCTAATATAGAAGAATGAATAACACCGTTTCGTGTTATGTACTTCTAATGCACTTTAtactagtttaaatattaattaggataattttattttcaaacaaatataacattgaaaacatctcgtaaaatattttttttggaataataaTTGACcgaaatatacaacatatatatttatatagttattaaataactttattgacAAATACCATCGTTTCTGAGAAACTCATATCAATCCATAAATACCTTTAAGGCCCTTATGTAAACGTAGATCCACCATCATGGTAATTTGTACTGAGTTCCAATAATCAATTACccgtataataatactttattcaaaaaaaatttaatagtacaGGAGATAAAGATTTTCTTCCacgattaaaatatacttcagtTTAAAAACTGATCAATGTCACAAGTACAATAGatacctaattattattatcttaattagAAAGCAAATTAAAATCAGAAGTgtctatacaaaataaatggcAAGCTCAGTAACACAATTACATACTATGTGCTATACCCTGTATAAGATAGCTTGGTCTTTTTGacagatataattttttctgatcgacataactttgcaatgacgaacatattattttcttaatttaatgattttaaaaattgtaaaaaaattcgtataatacaaaagttcttaAGATTCAAGCgctatccgaaaattttaagacttttctattatacattattgcttcaatgtaaaatttaaatagaaacactgaaaataatagacgcttgtacaatgttacatcggtcggtcGGTAGGGATGCGAATAACAGGCAgaaactgctacaaatatcgattacaaaaatccttatgaTCTTtaatcattgttaagttattattatgaacgggggtccttttggtctctttggctagtggttggggtctctttagctggtatagcttcgttttagaaaaataagttgaaataaaaaataaaatttgaattacgcattccattatattttttgtttctcatcactagcccgtctgtcaaaaagatcaagctaacttgaacagggtatacctgataaatattttcgaaagcTGGGATATATTTtcgaagttatacttcttttaGCGCGTTATGAAACAAAGCTGAGAGAGAATTATTGTGATGCGCGCACGTGATGACTTGATAACTTCATGGTTCACCATGTTGCTCGCTAAGCCGCCAATTAAatgtcaagtcgctcgaaatagacaacttcacaccttatctattttacaatgtttattctattacaaatttaaatggtgaatctttaaatcttttattcttataatagtGGTGAAAAGAGAAGAAataccttttataataataataagtatttcactattaataagtagattattaatattttattgcaattaactATTTTGAATTACGCTGGAGAAATGGAACTTCTCACGCGCGTATACAAGTACCgcaccttttttattttgttagttaaaCGTCAGCGCTATTAGTCAGCGAATATATAATTCACAGTCGAACTAATGGACCGCGACATTGTCAACATAATACGAGTTAAcctaaatgtttataaaaatgttttacatcaaataatatttcaaaataaaacgactGAAATTGGGTGTTACTTTTCCAGCGTTGGATCTCGTATGATATAAAAAGACATAGTTAATTTTCGTGCaagtgatatttaatattattactagctAATGTAagctagtaataatattttaattatacattacaaCTTATGAAATACACAATCTTCTGAAAAAAGATTACTTGAGAAGTCGTTTCCTAGCAAAATATAAACCTATGCCGATCACCGAAGAAAACGTAGCAATGGCTGATACTTTAGTTCCTCCGATCTTTTCCCCCCACAGACACCCGGAAGGGAGACAGCTGACCGCATGTGTGATGTCCAAACACAGTTTTCCGGCAGTTATCGCTTGGATAATAAGTCTGGCGTCAAGATTCCTCCTCGCTTCGCAAGCGTCCTCAGCACTGAGACAATCCCTGCTCCACCAGACATGCCGCATAGACCGGAATGTTCTGgaattgtacaaaaatatagGTTAAATATACGTTATTACTTCATTGTATGTACTAAAAGCAAgtcagaattatataatataaagtaaaagacAGAGAATGCTTTATtaagtgtaattttaaaataaatattattttttcatgttaactagtttttataataaacactaaTAGAAAAATGTGGTTTCTTTTGTCCTACTTTTTGTAGTCAGGTCCTTTGCGGAACGcatgcaaaatataaaatcggATTGGTCCCCATTGTCTATTATGAAAACGAACGTGGACTGTCGACTCTGGTGTGTTCTCAGTAAACTTACTATGACTTTTTGATAAAGccagcaattaaaatttaaagctggAGACATTTCACTCTTACCAAGAGCGggtactttaataaaaacaggTGTGcgtatacttattatttttgagCCATTagtcattttttcttttatatgtgGGATCCAACTACGCAGGTTCCCCGTAAAAATAATGCAGTTTAAAAGCGCAACGGCGAAATTTAGGATCCTTTTTCCTTgagggttttttatttttattttatgcctCCTCgaaaaagttttgaaataaaagcaTTATCTGGCCACTGGGACTCCTTGGACCAGGGGCCGCGACCGCGTTGACTGCATGGACACAGCTATACCAATGTTTTCTTGTAGATGCCCGGGAATTGACCAGGAAAGAGTCCCAATTGCATTTCCTTTAATCCAACCCTAACAGTATTtcggaaatattttaaaaacagtgaAAAAAGTATCTCTtagtacgtacgtacgtattaAGAGGTCTCTTAGCGGAGATATTGGTTGtcatgtaacattttttatatcaatagtagaaatatgaaactttgtGTGTTTGTTATTCAACCTCACTCGAACAACAGACggattataacaaaatttgacaAAGGTTAATATTGTCATAGACTAGAATAGTTGAACtctcttttataatttaaaatagtatttttaaattttaagacttaTTACTTAGccgatatgaaaataaaatgtatctggTTAACtcatttgcatttttaaattaatttgataataactaaaaataatacaatatttattaattactcctgaaactcgactgcatagatcgcttctacaacaggatcccagaaagcgtacAAAATGCTTCtgatgccaaattaaaaaaatttgttaaGGAACGgttgtgtgctaaaggttactatacaattagtgagtttatgtttgatagcacaccttgggaatgaaacgatcgcctcctggctgtttctattcatatacaattatgtatgtagttaatttgacaaaaaaaaaagacccgctgagtttctttcgccggttcttctcaggtcagaattttaattagttttcacAAGGTAAAATAGATAAGTGAAAGGGACTTTTATGTCGTGAATCACATAAACTATATGcagtattatgtataataaatttgtagtTTGGTCGTTAGTCAGataactttgaaaatattcttttgatGTTTCGTGccttaatatgttttatttattaatatattttttttaacaaacgattttaatttatgaatcggcaaagctAATAGTAAttgcagaattttattatagaaacgaatacatTGCCCCAAGAAATCCTTATTGACTGAGAGGAGATGGAGCGGAGATAGAAACGTCCCGTCCCGTGTACATACataatgattatcactgattctatacAAGTGATCAATGGTAATTGTAcgtaattaaattgttgtaaatatattggtgACGCAACTGTgagtattattacttttataaacatCTCAAAGTCTGTAGCTCCAAAATTATGAATAGACTGgtctttttaaccgacttcaaaaaaggggGAGCTTCTCAAATcgactgtattttttttgtaaaataaaagctGATTAGATATCTGTAGCGTTACCCTAAAGTAATTTATGCTATTTAAcatattgacataatattttaaattaacatggttatttttattactaacagtatttaaaacaggatatttaccatgttttttatttttatttggtggagctcgatatttcgacattatctacgaatgtcttgttcacgtgaCTCGTGATTAACTCGTAATATTGACATAATGGTCTAATACCGGAAaggaatttaaagaaaaatacttatatttaactcattcataatttcattataaaaaaagtttaaatgtaatttggcgccaaaaataatttgtcatcgagtttcttatatttttttgcaataaaattaaacaagaaaaGAACAAATATGTACTTGCTTTTGCTTCAAATTTGTGTTTACTTATGTAAAACATGTATAATGAGTATTAGTAATCATGAATCATGAAGGCACAAAGTATGAGGAAATTTGCATAATCAATATGCTTATTCTCTATTGAATAATacctactaaataaaatatcaataatgtcCTTACAGTTAATAATGCCACTAAAATATTCTTTCCGAAGGTCAGAAATCATTTGCAGAcaatgcaaataaaaacacttacacatattttttagtACAAATACTTGTTAACAATAATCAACAATCAATTGTTAACAGAAACAGAAAGAGACACAGCAAGAAAAAATTGTCAAGACTATCTGTCCGAAGATAAGAATTTTTGTTGAAGATTTAATGGCatattacaagtttttatttaacttcacttGTTAAGATAGCTTATTCAGCCCTATTGACCTATTGAGTTGAAATATTGCACACACTTTGGTGccaaatatattagtatatattagtgagcatactaaatattataaatttaaaaacattaaattaaaaaaaaaagaaaaagtatactTACTGTATTAGAGATATATATAAGCTGCCTGCCCACAATGCTGTGCTCAATATTTCAAGTCTATCTGCTGTCACTGTTGACAATTTAATAACTCCAACATCGTGAAGCCAGCAAGCTTTTTCCACTGGCAAAAAAGCCTGGTCAACCATATTTGCAAGGACCCCAAGGAATGCTGCGATTTT
Above is a genomic segment from Vanessa tameamea isolate UH-Manoa-2023 chromosome 12, ilVanTame1 primary haplotype, whole genome shotgun sequence containing:
- the LOC113402444 gene encoding peroxisomal membrane protein 11C-like is translated as MSSVMDDIYELLDSYNGRDKVVRLACYACKLYGCIQGEKSWQVAGSRLSNARMMLRLFDDIPMIRHTYNYGLGKHESSKIAAFLGVLANMVDQAFLPVEKACWLHDVGVIKLSTVTADRLEILSTALWAGSLYISLIQTFRSMRHVWWSRDCLSAEDACEARRNLDARLIIQAITAGKLCLDITHAVSCLPSGCLWGEKIGGTKVSAIATFSSVIGIGLYFARKRLLK